In the Topomyia yanbarensis strain Yona2022 chromosome 3, ASM3024719v1, whole genome shotgun sequence genome, one interval contains:
- the LOC131686743 gene encoding ribonuclease kappa-like isoform X1 translates to MKTIRLVYCSSTRFITTIMPICGLKLSLFGIIVSIWGIAQLFIMGLLYQERSVALIHDLPKAIHDKVYSRAEEFYAEFDRLFDDYTSQCWIAVCLYMVTLFFSCYQYYANSRLIVSSGN, encoded by the exons ATTGCAGTTCCACACGATTCATCACTACTATCATGCCAATTTGTGGATTAAAACTCTCGCTCTTTGGAATCATCGTTTCCATTTGGGGAATCGCTCAGTTG ttcataATGGGCCTTCTGTACCAAGAACGCTCCGTAGCATTAATTCACGACCTTCCAAAGGCGATTCATGACAAAGTATACAGCAGAGCAGAAGAATTCTACGCCGAATTCGACCGCCTTTTCGATGAT TACACCTCCCAGTGTTGGATCGCTGTCTGCTTGTACATGGTAACGTTATTTTTTTCCTGCTACCAGTATTACGCCAACAGCCGTCTTATTGTTAGCAGTGGAAACTGA
- the LOC131686743 gene encoding ribonuclease kappa-like isoform X2 codes for MPICGLKLSLFGIIVSIWGIAQLFIMGLLYQERSVALIHDLPKAIHDKVYSRAEEFYAEFDRLFDDYTSQCWIAVCLYMVTLFFSCYQYYANSRLIVSSGN; via the exons ATGCCAATTTGTGGATTAAAACTCTCGCTCTTTGGAATCATCGTTTCCATTTGGGGAATCGCTCAGTTG ttcataATGGGCCTTCTGTACCAAGAACGCTCCGTAGCATTAATTCACGACCTTCCAAAGGCGATTCATGACAAAGTATACAGCAGAGCAGAAGAATTCTACGCCGAATTCGACCGCCTTTTCGATGAT TACACCTCCCAGTGTTGGATCGCTGTCTGCTTGTACATGGTAACGTTATTTTTTTCCTGCTACCAGTATTACGCCAACAGCCGTCTTATTGTTAGCAGTGGAAACTGA